The following coding sequences lie in one Nitratireductor mangrovi genomic window:
- a CDS encoding NAD-glutamate dehydrogenase: MAASKGKARSKAGKGGADPAGGSKIDFKELLLSRAPAEDVAAYEPGALARAAELVRSALLGHRKGESVIEIVRDSGVERDGRQLTAITVVNDNMPFLFDSVMGEIGADGGELLLVAHPVLIVTHDENGVCAISGDAGGRAEGDKVSIIHVHVAAITEDDAAGLKARLAAVLKQVRAAVTDWKPMLARLEHTISDYRYMPIPLEPEAVSEAVAFLEWLRDDNFTFLGMREYRYTGEGKDGTLERTGNRGLGILSDPDLKILRGSTSSAITTPEIREFLLGPEPLIVTKANARSVVHRRAYLDYVGVKTFDADGKLSGELRLVGLFTSTAYTRSVFRIPYLRSKAERVMTKSGFEKTDHSGKALINVLESYPRDELFQIDTAMLRRHAMAVLALGERPRVRALVRVDQFDRFVSVIVFVPRDRYDSEARSRIGDYLRKVFDGRLSAYYPAFPEGSLARVHFIVGRSGGKTPKVDSAEIEAEIRGIVRTWDDALREAATDAGAGAKLIGIATRFPEAYRNSFRPAVALRDAERIDPLSPDNPIAVDFHRHGDQQDHQAALKIYHHGEAVSLSSRVPLLENMGFRVISERTFEIETAGNGLVFVHDMELESAVGKTIALETDGALFEDAFLAVWRGLADNDAYNGLVQTAGLKAGEIVILRAYGRYLQQAGIPQSQDFIAAALNRYPEIARQLYELFVARFDPAVGDADAARRQEAAVEAILAALEDVPVLDDDTIVRRFLNLIQSTLRTSCFKPRDGSESRSLAFKLDSRMLTGLPEPRPWREIFVYGPEVEGVHLRFGPVARGGLRWSDRAQDYRTEVLGLVKAQQVKNAVIVPVGAKGGFFPKKLPVGGSRDEVFEAGRNAYINFISSLLSITDNLDGDKVVPPEHVVRRDGDDPYFVVAADKGTATFSDTANAISQEHGFWLDDAFASGGSAGYDHKKMGITARGAWEAVKRHFREMNRDIQSEPFTVVGVGDMSGDVFGNGMLLSEQIRLIAAFDHRDIFIDPAPDPATTFAERKRVFELGRSSWQDYDKSKISRGGGIFPRSQKSITLSQAAADAIGLGKTTASPAEIMTAILRAPVDLLWFGGIGTYVKAAGESHPDVGDRANDAIRINAGQVGAKVVGEGANLGLTQRARIEYGLAGGRCNSDAIDNSAGVNSSDVEVNIKIALAAAMRTDKLARPARNKLLASMTEEVAELVLTNNYRQTLSISLAERRGLSDLGHQARFMTALEARGLLDRVVETLPGDQQIAERTARGEPLTRAELGVLLAYAKIVLFADLVESRLPDDPHFADDLVSYFPRQMEKKYAGEIAGHRLRREIISTLLANDAINRGGPSFVSRLQDITACTPVEAVGAFVVVRDGFELDAVFDDIDALDNKVDGEAQLGFYQAVGRLIHSASAWMIKNGDNVSPVGERIAELRKARRFLEPKFAELLPDFMQARLAERVHEFHVAGAPEKLAAILAYFGHAEIVPDIDLVAQRANADLERAARTYLGITEAFRIARVEDAARAVSPVDYYDGLALSRANDMIGAARRGMAVSALCRHDKAEDPVAAWIEAGGSRVSRARERLQALTEGGDLSLSRLTVAAGMMADLADI, translated from the coding sequence ATGGCTGCGAGCAAGGGCAAGGCGAGGTCCAAGGCAGGCAAGGGCGGCGCCGACCCCGCCGGCGGCAGCAAGATCGACTTCAAGGAACTGCTTCTTTCGCGCGCGCCGGCAGAAGATGTCGCCGCCTACGAGCCTGGTGCTCTGGCGCGGGCTGCAGAACTGGTGCGCAGCGCGTTGCTCGGACACCGCAAGGGTGAGAGCGTCATCGAGATCGTGCGCGACAGTGGTGTCGAGCGCGACGGCAGGCAGCTCACCGCGATCACCGTCGTCAACGACAACATGCCGTTTCTGTTCGATTCGGTCATGGGCGAGATTGGCGCCGACGGTGGGGAACTGCTGCTTGTCGCGCATCCGGTGCTGATCGTCACCCATGACGAGAATGGCGTGTGCGCCATATCCGGCGACGCAGGCGGGCGCGCCGAAGGCGACAAGGTCAGCATCATCCATGTCCATGTCGCGGCCATCACCGAAGACGATGCGGCTGGCCTGAAGGCGCGGCTGGCTGCTGTTCTGAAGCAGGTGCGAGCAGCTGTTACCGACTGGAAGCCGATGCTGGCGCGGCTCGAACATACCATCTCGGACTATCGCTACATGCCGATCCCGCTCGAGCCGGAAGCGGTGTCCGAGGCGGTTGCCTTCCTGGAGTGGCTGCGCGACGACAACTTCACCTTCCTCGGCATGCGCGAGTACCGCTACACCGGCGAGGGCAAGGACGGAACGCTGGAGCGGACCGGCAATCGCGGTCTCGGCATCCTCTCCGATCCGGACCTCAAGATCCTGCGCGGCAGCACCTCTTCGGCGATCACAACGCCCGAGATTCGCGAGTTCCTGCTTGGTCCCGAGCCGCTGATCGTGACCAAGGCCAATGCACGTTCGGTCGTCCACCGGCGCGCCTATCTCGACTATGTCGGCGTCAAGACCTTCGATGCCGACGGCAAGCTTTCGGGCGAATTGCGGCTCGTCGGCCTGTTCACGTCGACGGCCTATACCCGCTCGGTGTTCCGCATCCCCTATCTGCGCTCCAAGGCCGAGCGGGTGATGACCAAGTCCGGATTCGAAAAGACCGACCATTCCGGCAAGGCGCTGATCAACGTCCTGGAATCCTATCCGCGCGACGAGTTGTTCCAGATCGATACCGCCATGCTGCGCCGCCATGCCATGGCAGTTCTGGCGCTCGGCGAACGGCCACGGGTGCGGGCTCTGGTACGTGTCGATCAGTTTGACCGCTTCGTCTCGGTGATCGTCTTCGTGCCGCGCGACCGCTACGATTCGGAGGCACGCTCCAGGATCGGCGACTATCTCAGGAAGGTCTTCGACGGGCGGCTTTCGGCCTACTACCCGGCCTTTCCGGAGGGTTCGCTGGCGCGCGTCCATTTCATCGTCGGGCGCTCGGGCGGCAAGACGCCGAAGGTCGATTCGGCGGAGATCGAGGCCGAAATCCGCGGCATCGTCCGAACCTGGGACGACGCGCTGCGCGAAGCGGCGACCGATGCCGGCGCCGGCGCGAAACTCATCGGCATCGCCACGCGCTTTCCGGAAGCTTACCGCAACAGCTTCAGGCCCGCGGTGGCGTTGCGCGACGCGGAGCGCATCGACCCGCTCTCGCCCGACAATCCGATTGCCGTCGACTTCCACCGTCACGGCGATCAGCAGGATCATCAGGCGGCGCTGAAGATCTACCATCACGGCGAGGCAGTCTCGCTGTCCTCGCGCGTGCCGCTTCTGGAGAACATGGGCTTCCGCGTGATTTCGGAGCGCACCTTCGAGATCGAGACGGCGGGCAACGGGCTCGTATTCGTGCACGACATGGAACTGGAAAGCGCGGTCGGCAAGACGATCGCGCTCGAGACCGACGGGGCGCTGTTCGAGGATGCGTTCCTGGCTGTCTGGCGCGGACTTGCCGACAATGACGCCTATAACGGCCTCGTACAGACTGCCGGGCTGAAGGCGGGCGAGATCGTCATCCTTCGCGCCTATGGCCGCTATCTCCAGCAGGCCGGAATCCCGCAGAGCCAGGATTTCATCGCCGCTGCGCTCAACCGCTATCCGGAGATCGCCCGACAGCTGTACGAACTCTTCGTGGCCCGCTTTGATCCTGCCGTCGGCGATGCGGATGCGGCGCGCCGGCAGGAGGCTGCCGTCGAGGCCATCCTGGCTGCGCTCGAGGACGTTCCGGTGCTCGATGACGACACCATCGTCCGCCGCTTCCTGAATCTCATCCAGTCGACGCTGAGAACGAGCTGCTTCAAGCCCCGCGACGGCTCGGAAAGCCGGTCGCTCGCCTTCAAGCTCGATTCGCGCATGCTCACCGGCTTGCCGGAGCCGCGCCCGTGGCGCGAGATCTTTGTCTACGGCCCGGAGGTCGAAGGCGTGCATCTGCGCTTCGGTCCCGTCGCGCGTGGCGGGCTCAGATGGTCGGACCGGGCCCAGGATTACCGCACCGAGGTGCTCGGTCTGGTCAAGGCGCAGCAGGTCAAGAACGCGGTCATCGTGCCGGTTGGCGCCAAGGGCGGCTTCTTTCCCAAGAAGCTGCCGGTGGGCGGCAGTCGCGACGAGGTGTTTGAGGCCGGCCGCAACGCCTACATCAACTTCATCTCCAGCCTGCTTTCGATCACCGACAATCTCGACGGCGACAAGGTCGTGCCGCCCGAACATGTCGTGCGGCGCGACGGCGACGATCCTTATTTCGTGGTCGCCGCCGACAAGGGGACGGCGACCTTCTCCGACACCGCGAATGCCATCAGCCAGGAGCATGGTTTCTGGCTCGACGACGCCTTCGCCTCCGGCGGCTCGGCCGGTTATGACCACAAGAAGATGGGCATCACCGCGCGTGGCGCCTGGGAGGCGGTGAAGCGACATTTCCGCGAGATGAACCGGGACATCCAGTCGGAGCCGTTCACGGTCGTCGGCGTTGGCGACATGTCCGGCGACGTGTTCGGCAATGGCATGCTCTTGTCGGAGCAGATACGCCTCATTGCCGCTTTCGACCACCGTGACATCTTCATCGACCCGGCTCCGGACCCGGCGACGACTTTCGCGGAGCGCAAGCGGGTCTTCGAGCTCGGCCGTTCGAGCTGGCAGGATTACGACAAATCGAAGATATCACGCGGCGGCGGCATCTTTCCGCGCTCGCAGAAGTCGATCACGCTGTCGCAGGCGGCCGCCGACGCCATCGGTTTAGGAAAAACCACGGCCTCGCCAGCCGAGATCATGACCGCGATTCTGAGGGCCCCGGTCGACCTCTTGTGGTTCGGCGGCATCGGCACCTATGTCAAGGCAGCCGGCGAATCCCATCCGGACGTCGGCGACCGCGCCAACGATGCCATTCGCATCAATGCAGGCCAAGTCGGCGCCAAGGTGGTGGGCGAAGGCGCTAATCTGGGCCTGACCCAGCGCGCCCGCATCGAATACGGCCTTGCCGGCGGCCGCTGCAATTCCGATGCGATCGACAATTCGGCCGGCGTCAATTCGTCCGACGTCGAGGTCAACATCAAGATCGCGCTCGCGGCGGCGATGCGCACGGACAAGCTGGCGCGTCCGGCGCGCAACAAGCTTTTGGCCTCGATGACGGAGGAGGTCGCGGAACTGGTGCTGACCAACAACTACCGCCAGACGCTGTCGATCTCGCTCGCGGAGCGGCGCGGGCTCTCCGACCTCGGGCACCAGGCCCGTTTCATGACCGCGCTCGAGGCGCGCGGCCTGCTCGACCGCGTGGTCGAGACGCTGCCCGGCGACCAGCAGATCGCCGAGCGCACGGCGCGCGGCGAACCGCTGACGCGGGCCGAACTTGGGGTGCTGCTCGCTTATGCCAAGATCGTGCTGTTCGCGGACCTTGTCGAAAGCAGGTTGCCGGACGATCCGCATTTCGCCGACGATCTCGTGAGTTATTTCCCCCGACAGATGGAGAAGAAATATGCGGGCGAGATTGCCGGTCACCGGCTGCGTCGCGAGATCATCTCGACACTTCTGGCCAATGACGCCATCAATCGCGGCGGTCCGTCCTTTGTCAGTCGCCTGCAGGACATCACCGCCTGTACGCCGGTCGAAGCAGTCGGCGCCTTCGTTGTCGTGCGCGACGGTTTCGAGCTCGACGCTGTCTTCGACGATATCGACGCCCTCGACAACAAGGTCGATGGCGAGGCGCAACTCGGTTTCTACCAGGCCGTCGGCCGGCTGATCCATTCTGCCTCGGCCTGGATGATCAAGAACGGCGACAACGTATCGCCCGTCGGCGAACGAATCGCTGAGCTGCGCAAGGCACGCCGGTTCCTGGAGCCGAAATTCGCCGAACTGCTGCCCGATTTCATGCAGGCACGCCTTGCTGAACGCGTGCATGAATTCCACGTCGCCGGCGCGCCGGAGAAGCTGGCGGCGATCCTGGCCTATTTCGGCCATGCCGAGATCGTGCCGGATATCGACCTCGTGGCGCAGCGCGCCAATGCCGATCTCGAACGCGCTGCACGGACCTATCTCGGCATCACCGAGGCCTTCCGAATCGCGCGGGTCGAGGACGCCGCGCGCGCGGTATCGCCGGTCGACTATTATGACGGGCTTGCGCTTTCGCGTGCCAATGACATGATCGGCGCGGCGCGCAGGGGCATGGCCGTCTCGGCGCTTTGCCGGCACGACAAGGCGGAGGATCCCGTCGCGGCCTGGATCGAGGCGGGCGGTTCGCGTGTCTCGCGGGCGCGCGAACGGCTGCAGGCGCTGACCGAGGGGGGCGACCTCTCGCTTTCGCGGCTGACGGTCGCGGCCGGCATGATGGCGGACCTCGCCGATATCTGA
- a CDS encoding peroxidase-related enzyme — MTAAKDAVTALDLAPSGELSPETRAYFDKCQEKLGLVPNVLLSYAFDEKKLRAFTDMYNDLMLGDSGLSKLEREMIAVAVSSVNHCFYCLTAHGAAVRQLSGDPALGEMMVMNYRAADLGERQKAMLDFAVKLTEAPDRIEESDRAALREVGFSDRDIWDIASTAAFFNMSNRVAAAVDMRPNPEYHTTAR; from the coding sequence ATGACAGCAGCCAAGGACGCCGTAACGGCCCTCGATCTGGCGCCGTCCGGAGAACTCAGCCCGGAAACCAGGGCCTATTTCGACAAGTGCCAGGAAAAGCTCGGCCTCGTGCCGAACGTGCTCTTGTCCTACGCCTTCGACGAAAAGAAACTACGAGCCTTCACCGACATGTACAACGACCTGATGCTGGGTGATTCCGGCCTGTCGAAGCTCGAACGCGAGATGATCGCGGTCGCGGTCTCCTCGGTCAATCACTGCTTCTACTGCCTGACCGCGCATGGGGCGGCCGTGCGCCAGCTCTCGGGGGACCCCGCACTAGGCGAGATGATGGTGATGAACTACCGCGCCGCCGATCTGGGCGAGCGCCAGAAGGCGATGCTTGATTTTGCGGTCAAGCTGACCGAGGCGCCCGACCGGATCGAGGAGAGCGACCGGGCGGCTTTGCGCGAGGTTGGCTTTTCCGATCGCGACATCTGGGACATTGCTTCGACAGCAGCCTTCTTCAACATGTCCAACCGCGTTGCCGCCGCCGTCGACATGCGGCCGAACCCGGAATACCACACCACGGCACGATAA
- a CDS encoding MFS transporter, whose amino-acid sequence MDEAVERRASRRGIWGWMFFDWAQQPFHTLIITFVFAPYFAASVASDAARGQELWGYATGIGGLLIALSSPVLGAIADATGPRKPWILFFSVLGVVGCFMLWQAVPGMENIGPVLFFVALAVFGMEFAAVFNNAMMPDLVPRSELGRLSGSAWGLGYVGGLITLICVLGLMSASPETGRTLLGLEPIFGLDPATHEGDRASGPFTAIWYIVFALPMFLFTPDVVRRASASGAVRRGLAQLGRTLKSLPSQRSYFSFLISSMFYRDALNALYTFGGIYAAGVLGWSIIQIGIFGILANITGAVGAWFGGRIDQRFGPRFVVACCAVLLTVSCLLVISTTKTEILFMTVAASGEGSRLPDIMFYFAGGVIGAAGGAIQASSRTLLVDQVERERVTEAFGLYALSGKATTFIGPLAIAVATGFFASEAFGLSAQDAQRLGVTPIIVLFALGLVLLPWVKSRHQGAAAATES is encoded by the coding sequence ATGGACGAAGCGGTTGAGCGGCGGGCCTCGCGCCGGGGTATCTGGGGCTGGATGTTCTTCGACTGGGCCCAGCAACCCTTTCACACGCTGATCATTACCTTCGTCTTTGCGCCCTATTTCGCCGCCAGCGTGGCCTCGGATGCCGCGCGCGGGCAGGAACTCTGGGGTTATGCGACCGGCATCGGCGGGCTCTTGATCGCGCTCTCCTCGCCTGTGCTCGGCGCGATCGCCGACGCCACCGGGCCCCGCAAGCCCTGGATCCTGTTCTTTTCGGTGCTGGGGGTCGTTGGTTGCTTCATGCTTTGGCAGGCGGTGCCGGGCATGGAGAATATCGGTCCGGTCCTGTTCTTCGTTGCGCTCGCCGTCTTCGGCATGGAGTTCGCCGCGGTCTTCAACAACGCCATGATGCCAGACCTTGTGCCGCGCTCCGAACTCGGGCGCCTGTCCGGCTCGGCCTGGGGGCTGGGTTATGTCGGCGGCCTGATCACGCTCATCTGCGTGCTCGGACTGATGTCGGCCTCGCCTGAAACCGGCCGCACCCTGCTCGGCCTCGAGCCGATCTTCGGCCTCGATCCGGCCACGCATGAGGGCGACCGAGCGTCGGGTCCGTTCACCGCGATCTGGTACATCGTGTTCGCGCTGCCGATGTTCCTGTTCACGCCGGATGTGGTGCGGCGTGCGTCGGCCTCCGGGGCCGTGCGGCGGGGGCTTGCCCAGCTCGGGCGAACGTTGAAGAGCCTGCCGTCGCAGCGCAGCTATTTCAGCTTCCTGATCTCCAGCATGTTCTACCGCGACGCGCTTAACGCGCTCTACACCTTCGGCGGGATTTATGCCGCCGGAGTGCTCGGCTGGTCGATCATCCAGATCGGCATCTTCGGCATCCTCGCCAACATCACCGGCGCGGTCGGGGCTTGGTTCGGCGGGCGCATCGACCAGCGTTTCGGGCCGCGCTTCGTCGTCGCCTGCTGCGCGGTGCTTCTCACCGTGTCATGCCTGCTCGTCATCTCCACGACCAAGACGGAGATCCTGTTCATGACCGTTGCGGCCAGCGGCGAGGGCAGCCGGCTGCCCGACATCATGTTCTATTTCGCCGGCGGCGTGATCGGGGCGGCGGGCGGTGCGATCCAGGCCTCCTCACGAACGCTTCTGGTCGACCAGGTCGAGCGCGAGCGCGTGACCGAGGCCTTCGGCCTCTACGCGCTTTCCGGCAAGGCGACGACCTTCATCGGGCCGTTGGCAATCGCGGTCGCGACCGGCTTCTTTGCGTCGGAAGCGTTCGGGCTATCCGCGCAGGATGCGCAGCGGCTCGGCGTGACCCCGATCATCGTCTTGTTCGCGCTCGGTCTTGTCCTGCTGCCGTGGGTCAAGAGTCGTCATCAGGGCGCGGCCGCCGCCACGGAGTCGTGA
- a CDS encoding LysE family translocator, which translates to MDLASLIIFAGALLVAAGSPGPSIAALVARVISKGFRDVFPFLAAMWIGEAIWLSLAVFGLAVVAQSFHVVFVVIKWVGVAYLVWLAFKMWTAPVVVQGEDELPRQDSPWRLFLAGMAVTLGNPKIMMFYLALLPTIVDLASVGLLGWVELTATMAVVLILIDLAWVLAAAQARRLLRSARAMRVANRVSATTMAGAAAAIASR; encoded by the coding sequence ATGGACCTCGCCTCGCTCATCATCTTCGCCGGCGCCCTGCTTGTCGCCGCCGGCTCGCCGGGGCCAAGCATCGCCGCGCTGGTGGCGCGGGTCATCTCGAAGGGCTTTCGTGACGTGTTCCCCTTCCTTGCGGCGATGTGGATCGGCGAGGCGATCTGGCTGTCGCTGGCCGTCTTCGGACTGGCCGTCGTTGCGCAGAGCTTCCATGTCGTCTTCGTCGTGATCAAATGGGTCGGAGTCGCCTATCTAGTGTGGCTGGCCTTTAAGATGTGGACAGCGCCGGTCGTCGTTCAGGGCGAAGATGAATTGCCGCGCCAGGATTCGCCGTGGCGGCTGTTTCTCGCCGGCATGGCGGTCACCCTAGGCAACCCCAAGATCATGATGTTCTACCTTGCGCTGCTGCCGACCATCGTCGACCTGGCCTCGGTCGGCCTCCTTGGCTGGGTCGAACTCACCGCAACGATGGCGGTGGTGCTGATCCTGATCGATCTGGCCTGGGTTCTTGCCGCCGCGCAGGCCCGACGCCTGCTGCGCAGCGCGCGCGCCATGCGGGTCGCCAACCGGGTCAGCGCGACGACCATGGCGGGCGCAGCGGCCGCGATCGCATCGCGCTGA
- a CDS encoding YciI family protein — protein MPKFLYVYHGGSVPESEEEGKKVMQAWMDWMGSLGDAIIDGGNPVGMSKTVVPGGKVEANGGANPASGYSLINAADMDDALAKAKGCPILDAGGSVEVAETMDM, from the coding sequence ATGCCGAAATTTCTCTATGTCTATCACGGTGGCAGCGTGCCGGAATCCGAGGAGGAAGGCAAAAAGGTCATGCAGGCCTGGATGGATTGGATGGGATCGCTGGGCGATGCCATCATCGACGGCGGCAACCCTGTCGGCATGTCGAAGACCGTCGTGCCCGGAGGCAAGGTCGAGGCCAATGGCGGCGCCAACCCGGCCAGCGGCTACAGTCTGATCAACGCTGCCGACATGGACGATGCGCTCGCGAAGGCCAAGGGCTGCCCGATCCTCGATGCCGGCGGCAGCGTCGAGGTCGCCGAGACGATGGACATGTAA